The following coding sequences are from one Formosa haliotis window:
- a CDS encoding DNA adenine methylase, with protein sequence MIKTKLNISNIGPFLRWTGSKRWFVKKHIDDFLPTSFNNYHEPFLGAGSVFFHLINLDINREKEYYLSDTNKDLINTYIQLRDNPNDVIKYLKKLKNTSENYYKIRNENPRINEKRAARFIYLNKTSFNGIFRVNSKGKYNVPYGKQENVNFINEELLLNISIKLKNVIIRNESFEKNLDNIKKGDLVFIDPPYTVAHENNGFIEYNQKLFSWDDQERLKVYIENIINREAFFILTNASHVSITKLYNKIGKTKKLSRNSQVGGRNKTRGIFNELIIYNTRS encoded by the coding sequence ATGATTAAAACAAAATTAAATATATCTAATATAGGGCCTTTTTTAAGATGGACAGGGTCTAAAAGATGGTTTGTAAAAAAGCACATAGATGATTTTCTGCCAACTTCATTCAATAATTATCACGAACCTTTTTTAGGTGCTGGGTCAGTTTTTTTTCATTTAATAAACTTAGATATAAATAGAGAAAAAGAATATTATTTATCTGACACTAATAAAGATTTAATTAATACTTATATTCAATTAAGAGACAATCCCAATGATGTCATCAAATATCTAAAAAAATTAAAAAACACTTCTGAAAATTATTATAAAATTAGAAATGAGAATCCAAGAATAAATGAAAAAAGAGCGGCACGATTCATTTACTTAAATAAAACATCTTTTAATGGTATTTTTAGAGTGAATAGTAAAGGGAAATACAATGTTCCATATGGAAAACAAGAAAACGTTAATTTTATTAATGAAGAATTATTATTGAATATAAGTATAAAGCTTAAAAATGTTATAATCCGAAATGAAAGTTTTGAGAAAAATCTGGATAATATAAAAAAAGGAGATTTGGTATTTATAGACCCTCCATATACTGTTGCTCACGAAAATAATGGCTTCATTGAGTATAATCAAAAATTATTTTCTTGGGATGATCAAGAACGATTAAAAGTTTACATTGAAAATATTATTAATCGTGAAGCATTTTTTATTTTAACAAATGCATCTCATGTTTCTATAACAAAATTATATAACAAAATTGGGAAAACTAAAAAGTTATCCAGAAATAGTCAAGTTGGTGGTAGAAATAAAACAAGAGGAATATTTAATGAGTTAATAATTTACAATACTAGATCATAA
- a CDS encoding DUF6577 family protein, with protein sequence MIDTLKDKIESYFKKQSTISKEKLVKCIILDFPELKQSTINVYLSRLKKEGLIKNPARGMYALKEKKAYNPVVDSHLKRLFNKIKKDYPFAAFCIWDTKWLNEFMKHQPFKFYTVLELDKDVTEAVFHELKDQGKQVYIEPDAETFNLYINNSEDVIILKHLISEAPLQEINKITLPMLEKLLVDMTIDTKLYAAQQSEIEFIYASAFEKYEVNKNKMKRYAYRRNRENEVENLTDLTLAKIK encoded by the coding sequence TTGATTGATACATTAAAAGATAAAATAGAATCTTATTTTAAGAAACAATCAACTATTTCAAAAGAGAAATTGGTTAAATGTATTATTTTAGATTTTCCTGAATTAAAACAAAGCACTATAAACGTGTATTTGTCACGTTTAAAAAAGGAAGGACTTATTAAAAATCCCGCAAGAGGCATGTATGCTCTAAAAGAAAAAAAAGCTTACAATCCTGTTGTAGATAGTCATTTAAAACGCTTGTTCAATAAAATAAAAAAAGACTACCCCTTTGCAGCGTTTTGTATTTGGGACACCAAATGGTTAAATGAATTTATGAAGCATCAACCATTTAAATTCTATACGGTTTTAGAATTAGATAAAGATGTTACAGAAGCTGTATTTCATGAGCTGAAAGATCAAGGAAAACAAGTTTATATAGAACCAGATGCAGAAACGTTCAATCTGTATATAAACAATAGTGAAGATGTTATTATTTTAAAGCATTTAATATCAGAAGCACCATTGCAAGAAATAAATAAAATAACGCTGCCAATGCTGGAAAAATTATTAGTTGATATGACTATTGATACCAAACTTTACGCAGCACAACAAAGTGAAATAGAGTTTATTTACGCTTCTGCATTTGAAAAGTATGAGGTAAATAAAAATAAAATGAAGCGGTATGCATACAGACGAAATAGAGAGAATGAAGTAGAAAATTTAACGGATTTAACTTTGGCAAAAATTAAATAA
- a CDS encoding ORC-CDC6 family AAA ATPase — protein sequence MYNKESDSYEKGSDFYKQMLDLIRKDESFKTFLKQKKVKTTNPTPINEGQKDTLFRKIKPIVYYRNFFIESNKTSKGKLIVKYRSRKSNNFLSGIEILSEICDGNPRWLIGLTNSILIKSDMKNAKATTQYKELYLIAQKFKNVINNIPVGENNKLSIMDIVDKIGLYFRSEILGNQFKMDPKGTFIVDEKESLIPNHILDLLEKGISQGAFILLDTNDDAFDFEIRNQRIKLSYLFFVLYDLPIRKYGEISLSRCLKGTDLSNINQMSLFE from the coding sequence ATTTACAATAAAGAAAGTGATAGTTATGAAAAGGGAAGTGATTTTTATAAACAAATGTTAGATTTAATAAGAAAAGATGAATCGTTTAAAACTTTTCTTAAACAAAAAAAAGTAAAAACAACTAACCCTACACCTATTAATGAAGGTCAAAAAGACACTCTTTTTAGAAAAATAAAACCAATAGTTTATTATAGGAATTTTTTTATTGAAAGTAATAAAACTTCAAAAGGAAAACTAATTGTTAAATATAGAAGTAGAAAATCTAATAATTTTCTTTCTGGGATTGAAATTTTGAGTGAAATATGCGATGGTAACCCTAGATGGTTAATTGGATTAACAAATTCTATCTTAATAAAATCGGATATGAAAAATGCAAAAGCTACAACACAATATAAAGAACTTTATTTAATTGCTCAAAAATTTAAAAATGTAATAAATAATATTCCTGTTGGTGAGAACAATAAATTATCCATTATGGATATTGTTGATAAAATAGGTCTGTATTTTAGATCTGAAATTTTGGGTAATCAATTTAAAATGGATCCAAAAGGTACTTTTATTGTAGATGAAAAAGAAAGTTTAATACCTAATCATATTTTAGATTTATTAGAGAAAGGAATCTCACAAGGAGCTTTCATTTTATTAGATACTAATGATGATGCCTTTGATTTTGAGATTAGAAACCAAAGAATCAAGCTTTCATATTTGTTTTTTGTTTTATATGATCTGCCAATTAGAAAATATGGAGAGATATCCTTGAGCAGATGTTTAAAAGGGACTGATTTATCAAATATTAATCAAATGTCATTATTCGAATAA
- a CDS encoding BfmA/BtgA family mobilization protein, whose amino-acid sequence MDEGFEKERFVTFKLKSSVARKFRRFCKHYGKSQSLSLLDMILFFETNEISPSERFGETITSLKFQMKKRFNALIAIIKSIEKQQTEPTAFLIKRLFEVSAQQEKEDQIEFKPQELITENEELEYYQKQYKDSQKHYQNLKSDTQLMLEKLKYVRNNFGVGYYRLNLSKEDIERIKNNIDHVHYNNRAENW is encoded by the coding sequence ATGGATGAGGGGTTTGAAAAAGAAAGGTTTGTAACATTTAAACTGAAATCTTCAGTAGCTAGGAAGTTTAGACGGTTCTGTAAGCATTATGGAAAGTCGCAATCGCTTAGTTTACTAGATATGATTTTATTTTTTGAAACCAATGAGATTAGTCCTTCTGAACGTTTTGGGGAAACTATTACGAGTTTAAAGTTTCAAATGAAAAAACGTTTTAACGCCCTTATAGCTATTATAAAATCAATTGAAAAACAACAAACAGAACCGACAGCTTTCTTAATAAAACGGTTATTTGAAGTTAGTGCACAACAAGAAAAAGAAGATCAAATTGAATTTAAACCTCAGGAGCTTATTACAGAAAATGAGGAGCTAGAGTATTATCAAAAGCAGTATAAGGACAGTCAGAAACACTATCAGAATCTCAAATCGGACACCCAATTAATGCTTGAAAAATTGAAGTATGTAAGGAATAATTTTGGGGTAGGATATTATCGACTCAATTTAAGCAAAGAAGATATAGAACGCATTAAAAACAATATAGATCATGTACATTACAATAACCGCGCAGAAAATTGGTGA
- a CDS encoding JAB domain-containing protein, whose protein sequence is MKSKVNEIQVRYKEKLKASFSIGCSQDACNILYDNWDKDTIGLHESFKILLLNNSNKVKGVYELSTGGITGTLVDIRILFAIVLKSVSTAIILAHNHPSSKLKPSEADKQITRKIKEAATFLDIKVLDHIIIVPNGAYYSFADNGIL, encoded by the coding sequence ATGAAAAGCAAAGTTAATGAAATTCAGGTACGTTATAAAGAGAAATTAAAAGCTTCTTTTTCAATTGGTTGCTCGCAGGATGCTTGCAATATATTATATGATAACTGGGATAAGGATACTATAGGATTGCACGAATCTTTTAAAATTCTTCTTTTAAATAATTCCAACAAAGTTAAAGGGGTTTATGAACTTTCAACGGGAGGAATTACCGGAACTTTAGTAGATATTCGGATCCTGTTTGCCATAGTTTTAAAATCGGTGAGTACTGCCATTATTTTAGCTCATAATCACCCGAGTAGTAAATTAAAACCGAGTGAAGCGGATAAACAGATTACACGTAAAATTAAAGAGGCGGCCACGTTTCTAGATATTAAAGTATTGGATCATATAATTATTGTTCCAAATGGAGCGTATTATAGTTTTGCCGATAATGGTATCTTATAA
- a CDS encoding single-stranded DNA-binding protein, translating to MSTIKNRVQLIGNVGQEPSITILEDGKKLARISLATNEHYSNKKGEKHTNTSWHNLIAWGKKADIIEEYVFTGRELAIEGKLSSRSYEDKDGVKRYVTEITISEILLLGA from the coding sequence ATGAGTACAATTAAAAACAGAGTGCAATTAATTGGTAATGTAGGACAAGAACCAAGTATTACCATTTTAGAAGACGGAAAAAAGTTAGCCCGTATATCATTGGCAACTAATGAACATTACAGTAATAAGAAAGGCGAAAAGCATACCAACACCAGCTGGCATAATTTAATTGCTTGGGGTAAAAAAGCCGATATTATTGAGGAATATGTGTTTACAGGAAGAGAACTAGCTATTGAGGGGAAACTATCTTCTCGAAGTTATGAAGACAAAGACGGCGTAAAACGATACGTTACAGAAATTACAATTAGTGAAATCCTTCTTCTAGGAGCCTAA
- a CDS encoding ORC-CDC6 family AAA ATPase: MKSDTIFPTYNARHYAPKEVAETFIWSESFSKLIQNNHSVILGARGCGKTTLMKMLTLPALNSWESERAENIRRNIPFYAIYISTDIYWDVKNHTYNEQLKKFGNFSEIISRFSVNTNVFMSLCDTFLNVLEFEINNVSEEKEFELGKVLISAWKLPLTIPKIKYIKEELTKRVDDVNQMIQNIIFNYNKGDDLPHYDYFNLSFVTSIESIIPIFERIFKIKNNKKWALCFDELEFAPIWLQSELFVSLRSRKHYILYKLSASPILSSDLENCLKGTYRATTGNDYELIKMWNSSDNKEFSIALITSLLKRNIQTQVLIHTLNQTKFTIKKVIVMKREVIFINKC, encoded by the coding sequence ATGAAATCAGATACTATTTTTCCTACATATAATGCAAGACATTATGCTCCAAAAGAAGTTGCTGAAACATTTATTTGGTCTGAAAGTTTTTCTAAACTAATTCAAAACAATCATTCAGTTATTTTAGGTGCCAGAGGATGTGGCAAAACAACATTGATGAAAATGCTGACTCTTCCTGCCTTAAATTCTTGGGAATCTGAAAGAGCAGAAAATATTAGAAGAAATATACCTTTTTATGCAATTTATATATCTACTGATATATATTGGGATGTAAAAAATCATACATATAATGAACAATTAAAAAAGTTTGGAAATTTTTCTGAAATAATATCTAGATTTTCAGTAAATACAAATGTTTTTATGTCATTATGTGATACTTTTTTAAATGTTTTAGAGTTCGAAATTAATAATGTAAGTGAAGAAAAAGAATTTGAATTAGGTAAAGTTTTAATTTCAGCATGGAAACTTCCTCTTACAATTCCTAAAATTAAGTATATTAAGGAGGAACTAACCAAAAGAGTTGATGATGTGAATCAAATGATTCAAAATATTATTTTTAATTATAACAAAGGCGATGATTTACCTCATTATGATTATTTTAACTTATCTTTTGTAACATCAATAGAATCAATCATTCCTATTTTTGAAAGAATTTTTAAAATTAAAAACAATAAAAAATGGGCTTTATGTTTTGATGAATTAGAATTTGCTCCAATATGGCTACAATCTGAATTGTTTGTCTCTCTAAGAAGCAGAAAACATTATATTCTTTATAAATTAAGCGCAAGTCCAATATTGTCTTCTGATTTAGAAAATTGTTTAAAAGGAACTTATAGAGCAACAACAGGAAATGATTATGAACTAATAAAAATGTGGAATTCAAGTGATAATAAAGAATTTTCAATCGCTTTAATCACATCTCTTCTAAAAAGAAATATCCAAACGCAAGTCCTTATTCATACTTTGAATCAAACGAAATTTACAATAAAGAAAGTGATAGTTATGAAAAGGGAAGTGATTTTTATAAACAAATGTTAG
- the mobB gene encoding MobB family relaxase, whose translation MYITITAQKIGESYSSSVSDFVAYLEKENENKPLEETEYFFNQQGDEFLAKDVIKDIDGNTSKLKKNEPRFYSITVNPSKSELKHIKNDTEKLKMYTKTIMEDYAKAFNREIEGKPIRIQDIKYYAKIEHERTYKGTDKAIKENAPYYKEIVKLRNDIQKIESGKLVGDIDKKHKQIKNLEHEAPHKINGIMITQGMAKVGEQSHIHIIVSRKDQSNRYSLSPGSKYKASEVKFNGKTVKRGFDRDQFFGQAEKRFDGQFKYDRNFVETYQSKKLLTKNPQRYYASLIGLPNNEKAIAFKLLSQAGVSVPILNVPTSQTQLVLKTINKMKQGITRALNSGSISI comes from the coding sequence ATGTACATTACAATAACCGCGCAGAAAATTGGTGAGAGTTATAGTAGTTCTGTATCTGATTTTGTGGCTTATTTAGAAAAAGAGAATGAGAATAAACCGCTTGAAGAAACGGAGTACTTTTTTAATCAACAAGGTGATGAATTTCTAGCTAAAGATGTTATAAAAGATATTGATGGGAATACATCCAAACTGAAGAAAAATGAACCTCGATTTTATTCCATAACAGTAAATCCTAGTAAATCAGAATTAAAACATATTAAAAATGATACTGAAAAATTAAAAATGTATACCAAAACGATTATGGAGGATTATGCTAAAGCGTTTAACAGAGAAATAGAAGGAAAACCCATACGTATTCAGGATATTAAATATTATGCTAAAATTGAACATGAGCGGACTTATAAAGGCACAGATAAAGCGATTAAGGAAAATGCACCTTACTATAAAGAAATTGTAAAACTCAGGAACGATATACAAAAAATAGAAAGTGGTAAGCTAGTCGGGGATATAGATAAAAAGCACAAACAAATTAAAAATTTGGAGCATGAAGCTCCTCATAAAATCAATGGTATAATGATTACACAAGGTATGGCTAAAGTAGGGGAGCAGTCACACATTCATATTATTGTAAGTCGAAAGGATCAATCTAATCGGTATAGTTTGTCTCCTGGTAGTAAATATAAAGCCTCCGAAGTGAAATTTAATGGTAAGACCGTAAAACGTGGATTTGATCGGGACCAGTTTTTTGGACAGGCAGAAAAGCGTTTTGATGGACAGTTTAAATATGATCGTAATTTTGTAGAAACATATCAGTCGAAGAAGTTATTAACTAAAAATCCACAACGTTATTATGCCTCTTTAATAGGCTTACCAAATAATGAAAAAGCTATCGCTTTTAAATTATTATCTCAGGCTGGGGTATCTGTTCCCATACTTAATGTTCCAACTAGTCAGACTCAATTGGTACTTAAAACCATAAATAAAATGAAACAGGGAATAACAAGAGCGCTGAATTCTGGATCTATTTCTATATGA
- a CDS encoding metallophosphoesterase family protein translates to MSENKLRIAIVSDLHCHPTKVGDSPSTYLLTDKLRYPTNDHPVESLIKIINNEESKLKVDLTLCPGDFTDKASLQGLISGWEFSLEINRELESKNIIATIGNHDVDVYKNNSKYSSENVRGVKRGFPIKKEADRDIFWSKGCVFIEENEYRILVINSSHFHYDKESACKGEISPESIEYIESYLIQNNDSKIQIAMSHHPPIEHPRKNLGEDDRIVNGEQLLNLLGENNFDLFIYGHKHDPFIKYYSPQGKYRLPLFSAGSFSAGSNIMFAGLRNAFHIIELSKRQSKCKGQILTWTYLPEDGWKKNFDESAFAPISGFGNEKNIDQIFEYLKALLETKKEMSWIEISENIEDVNYLTPADSKQLYKLLKESGYMPDEHLWNNPKRIINLNLL, encoded by the coding sequence ATGAGTGAAAATAAGCTAAGAATTGCAATTGTAAGTGATTTACATTGTCATCCAACTAAAGTTGGAGATAGTCCTAGTACATATTTATTAACAGATAAGTTACGCTATCCAACGAATGATCATCCAGTAGAGAGTTTGATTAAAATAATAAATAACGAAGAAAGTAAGCTAAAAGTTGATCTAACCCTTTGTCCAGGAGACTTCACAGATAAAGCAAGTCTTCAAGGTTTAATATCTGGCTGGGAATTTTCTCTTGAAATAAACCGAGAACTAGAATCAAAAAACATTATAGCTACTATTGGAAATCATGATGTTGATGTATACAAAAACAATAGTAAATATAGTTCTGAAAATGTAAGGGGTGTAAAAAGAGGTTTTCCAATTAAAAAGGAAGCAGATAGGGATATATTTTGGTCTAAAGGGTGCGTTTTTATTGAAGAAAATGAATACAGAATACTAGTGATTAATAGCTCGCATTTTCACTATGACAAAGAAAGTGCATGTAAAGGTGAAATATCTCCGGAATCTATAGAATATATTGAAAGTTATTTAATTCAAAATAATGATAGTAAGATACAAATAGCCATGAGTCACCATCCACCTATTGAACATCCAAGAAAAAACTTAGGAGAGGATGACAGAATTGTAAATGGCGAGCAACTTTTAAATCTGTTAGGTGAAAATAATTTTGATCTGTTTATATACGGTCACAAACATGATCCATTTATAAAATATTATTCTCCTCAAGGAAAATATAGATTACCCCTTTTTTCTGCAGGAAGTTTTTCTGCGGGAAGTAATATTATGTTTGCCGGCTTAAGAAATGCTTTTCATATAATTGAGCTTTCAAAAAGACAAAGCAAATGTAAAGGTCAAATTTTAACATGGACTTATTTACCTGAAGATGGCTGGAAAAAAAACTTTGACGAGAGTGCTTTTGCACCGATATCTGGTTTTGGAAATGAGAAAAATATTGATCAAATATTTGAATATCTAAAAGCTTTATTAGAGACTAAAAAAGAAATGTCTTGGATTGAGATTTCAGAAAATATTGAAGACGTTAATTATTTAACTCCAGCAGACTCAAAACAATTATATAAGCTGTTAAAAGAAAGTGGTTATATGCCTGATGAACATTTATGGAATAATCCTAAAAGAATAATTAATTTAAACCTATTATGA
- a CDS encoding nucleotidyl transferase AbiEii/AbiGii toxin family protein has translation MIEPTTYHPDWIYEVKSNLGKKKLDPKLIEKVIYALLFLEQLKVNGLEFIFKRGTALLLATKIPKRFSIDIDIITEQTQSEIENILEKISKNKVFTHWEDDNNRKHTQDAPIGHFKMHYTSNVDGSVEPILLDVLYTPNPYPALMEIPIAHDWVQTTGEIITVQMPTFDAILGDKLTAFAPKTTGILYSKNRPVEIIKQLFDVAFLTDNITDLKTVQNSYNKVVAEEIKFRKLNVSAIHVLEDTQEACYILATRDVKSEEFKHLQLGISNFTNFIITKFNIEEAITAAAKTAYLAEVLKNEIVSDLEKFKSPKQIKDWTIENQQFNKLNKLKKSNPEAFFYWYKSMYND, from the coding sequence ATGATAGAACCAACAACATACCATCCAGATTGGATTTATGAAGTCAAAAGTAATTTAGGAAAAAAGAAATTAGATCCTAAATTAATTGAGAAGGTGATTTATGCATTGCTGTTTTTAGAACAATTAAAAGTAAACGGATTAGAATTTATTTTTAAAAGAGGTACGGCATTATTACTAGCAACCAAAATACCTAAACGATTTTCAATAGATATAGACATTATTACAGAGCAAACACAAAGTGAAATAGAAAACATTTTAGAAAAGATTAGTAAAAATAAGGTGTTTACACATTGGGAAGACGACAACAATAGAAAACACACACAAGATGCACCAATAGGACATTTTAAGATGCATTATACCAGTAATGTAGATGGTAGTGTAGAACCAATACTATTAGATGTATTATACACACCAAATCCATATCCGGCTCTTATGGAAATTCCCATAGCGCATGATTGGGTCCAAACTACAGGAGAAATTATTACGGTACAAATGCCAACTTTTGATGCTATATTAGGAGACAAATTAACTGCTTTTGCACCAAAAACAACAGGAATATTATATAGTAAAAACAGACCCGTAGAAATCATAAAGCAATTGTTTGATGTGGCCTTTTTAACAGATAACATCACAGATTTAAAAACAGTTCAAAATAGCTACAACAAAGTAGTGGCAGAAGAAATTAAATTCAGAAAGTTAAACGTATCTGCCATTCATGTATTAGAAGATACCCAAGAAGCTTGCTACATATTAGCAACTAGAGATGTCAAATCAGAAGAATTTAAACATTTACAACTAGGGATTAGTAATTTTACAAATTTCATCATTACAAAATTTAATATTGAAGAAGCGATTACAGCTGCAGCCAAAACAGCTTATTTAGCAGAAGTATTAAAAAATGAAATAGTATCAGATTTAGAAAAATTTAAAAGCCCAAAACAGATTAAAGATTGGACTATTGAAAACCAACAGTTCAATAAATTAAACAAACTAAAAAAAAGCAATCCAGAAGCATTTTTTTATTGGTATAAATCAATGTATAATGATTAA
- a CDS encoding type IV secretory system conjugative DNA transfer family protein — MINSLPHIVLFVLIPALVMLILLYIGLFKSESKALDKKYRVIFKLNSGRFNIENIKRGVSIIGSAGSGKTESVVYNLLQHFSKYNFCGVIHDYKHFELTEIAYPLFKAQSDLNFYTVSFDTIYNKVNPIAPRYLPNEESVNELSRVLIENLLEVHGETNATSRFFNDAVEGLLAGMIWKMKTDYPKLCTLPHIIALFQSLTTKRLIAFLSTNLTAKSMASAFINGIESEKQTAGIKSTLSNAFKKISSHKIFMVLSEDEVPLDINSDRNPSVISVVNNPKYESAYAPIIATIMHTIVKQMSERHRRSSFVLMEEAPTIKLLNMPRIPATLRSFDVSTIYVMQDKIQNDILYGDKASKAILSNLSYQFFGKVNDPDTARYYEHFFEMIKVATRSVSQNSGLSMESRITKGEREVSKRRASIFFRLKQGEFIAFADGKDRKVRLKYQRIIKALPDCTENVTEEQLKFNYEKVYREIGFING; from the coding sequence ATGATAAACTCACTCCCACATATAGTTTTATTTGTACTTATACCTGCACTAGTGATGCTAATTTTACTATATATAGGTTTGTTTAAATCAGAATCTAAAGCTTTAGATAAAAAGTATAGGGTTATCTTTAAATTAAACTCAGGTCGTTTTAATATAGAAAATATTAAACGAGGTGTTTCCATTATCGGATCTGCAGGAAGTGGTAAAACGGAAAGTGTAGTGTATAATTTATTGCAGCATTTTAGTAAATATAATTTTTGTGGAGTTATTCACGATTATAAACATTTTGAACTTACTGAAATAGCGTATCCGCTTTTTAAAGCACAGTCAGATTTAAACTTTTATACGGTCTCTTTTGATACAATATATAATAAAGTTAATCCCATAGCACCTAGATATCTGCCAAACGAAGAAAGTGTGAATGAACTTTCTCGGGTACTCATCGAAAATTTATTAGAGGTACATGGTGAGACTAATGCGACTTCTCGCTTTTTTAATGATGCTGTTGAAGGTTTGTTAGCAGGCATGATCTGGAAAATGAAAACCGATTATCCGAAACTATGTACGTTGCCACATATCATTGCGTTGTTTCAAAGCTTAACGACTAAGAGGCTAATTGCTTTTCTAAGTACAAATTTAACGGCTAAAAGTATGGCTAGTGCTTTTATAAACGGCATAGAATCCGAAAAACAAACAGCGGGGATAAAGAGTACGTTATCTAATGCTTTTAAAAAAATTAGCTCACACAAAATATTTATGGTGTTATCTGAAGATGAAGTGCCTTTAGATATCAATTCAGATAGAAATCCTTCAGTTATATCTGTTGTAAATAATCCGAAATACGAATCTGCATACGCACCCATCATAGCGACAATTATGCATACTATTGTGAAGCAGATGAGTGAACGACACAGAAGGTCCTCTTTTGTTTTGATGGAGGAAGCTCCTACTATTAAACTATTAAATATGCCACGTATACCTGCCACTTTAAGAAGTTTTGATGTGTCAACAATTTATGTGATGCAGGATAAGATTCAAAATGATATTCTTTATGGAGATAAAGCGAGTAAAGCAATTTTGTCCAATCTCTCTTATCAGTTTTTTGGAAAAGTCAACGATCCAGATACGGCTAGGTATTATGAACATTTTTTCGAAATGATTAAAGTGGCAACAAGAAGTGTTAGCCAAAATAGTGGTTTAAGTATGGAGAGTCGTATCACAAAAGGGGAACGCGAAGTATCTAAACGTCGTGCTAGTATATTTTTTAGACTGAAACAAGGTGAGTTTATTGCTTTTGCTGATGGTAAGGATAGAAAAGTCCGCCTTAAGTATCAACGTATTATAAAAGCCTTACCCGATTGTACAGAAAATGTAACTGAAGAGCAATTAAAATTTAATTATGAAAAGGTTTACAGAGAGATAGGATTTATTAATGGGTGA
- the cas2 gene encoding CRISPR-associated endonuclease Cas2, translated as MKDDKFSRLNKYRSMWVLVFFDLPTETLTERKVATRFRKQLLDDGFNMFQFSIYMRFCASRENSAVHIKRTKMNLPKKGKVCIMQITDKQFGMMELFHGQKEIEQEPISQQLELF; from the coding sequence ATGAAAGATGATAAATTTTCAAGATTAAATAAATATAGAAGTATGTGGGTGTTAGTGTTCTTCGATTTGCCAACAGAAACTTTAACAGAGCGTAAAGTAGCTACACGTTTTCGAAAGCAGCTTTTGGATGACGGATTTAACATGTTTCAATTTAGTATATACATGCGATTTTGTGCAAGTCGTGAGAATTCAGCTGTGCATATTAAAAGAACCAAAATGAATTTACCCAAAAAAGGTAAGGTGTGTATTATGCAAATTACCGATAAACAGTTTGGAATGATGGAGCTATTTCATGGTCAAAAAGAGATTGAACAGGAACCAATTAGTCAGCAATTAGAGTTGTTCTAG